One Arthrobacter sp. StoSoilB19 DNA window includes the following coding sequences:
- a CDS encoding dihydrofolate reductase family protein codes for MGNIVANLFITLDGVYQAPGGREEDSEGGFNLGGWQAPVSDDESGAAIAAGIARMDALLLGRKTYDIFAAYWPQQSGDIADTLNRIPKFVVSSSLSDPAWAGTTVLPDAAAAGGLRDEYQQVHMFGSGVLIRSLLEAQVLDRLHLWLYPVTLGQGKRLFDAGTVPSTFRLAEPVRSYPKGAVSLVYEPAGGVETAEMAAT; via the coding sequence ATGGGCAACATCGTCGCGAACCTGTTCATCACCCTGGACGGCGTCTACCAGGCGCCCGGCGGCCGCGAGGAAGACAGCGAGGGCGGGTTCAACCTTGGCGGCTGGCAGGCACCGGTCTCCGACGACGAATCCGGCGCCGCCATTGCGGCTGGAATAGCGCGGATGGATGCCCTGCTCCTTGGCAGGAAGACCTACGACATCTTTGCCGCCTACTGGCCCCAGCAGTCCGGGGACATCGCGGACACGCTCAACCGGATACCCAAGTTTGTGGTGTCAAGCTCCTTGTCCGATCCGGCATGGGCCGGCACCACCGTGCTGCCGGATGCCGCGGCGGCGGGCGGGCTCCGGGACGAGTACCAGCAGGTGCACATGTTCGGCAGTGGCGTCCTCATCCGGTCCCTGCTGGAGGCGCAAGTGCTGGACCGCCTTCATCTCTGGCTGTATCCGGTCACCCTGGGGCAGGGCAAGCGGCTCTTCGACGCCGGGACGGTCCCCTCAACATTCCGGCTCGCCGAGCCGGTACGCAGCTACCCCAAGGGAGCCGTGTCGTTGGTCTACGAGCCTGCGGGCGGAGTCGAAACCGCCGAGATGGCGGCTACGTAG
- a CDS encoding ATP-dependent DNA ligase → MLLLELVNTAEAVTSTRSRLAKVDALAQLLGRLEPAEIPTAVGWLVAKPRQGRVGVGWSAVAAAKEEPAVEPTLTLADLDAALDRLLATAGTGSGAGRAATLRTLMAAATASEQAFIAGVLLGELRIGALEGVLTDAVARAAGKPVAVVRRAAMLSGDLGGTALLAITGTEAELDAVGLVVGRPVQPMLAATAASPSAALEATGEASVEYKLDGARIQVHRSGDDVSIYTRNLADVTHRLPEVVDLVRGLPLRDVILDGETLALDEEGGPRPFQETMARFGADAARETVLHPWFFDVLHIDGRDLLDEPLSARISELERIAPEHRIPGEITADPAVAERVSQEALAAGHEGVVVKAIGSTYAAGRRGANWVKVKPVLTYDLVVLACEWGSGRRTGMLSNLHLGALDPAGEFGEPGGYVMVGKTFKGLTDELLRWQTERFQELEVRRTAGTVWVEPVTVVEIAIDGVQQSPRYPGGIALRFARVKRYRDDKAAAEADTIQTLRALLRP, encoded by the coding sequence ATGCTGCTCCTTGAGCTCGTCAACACCGCGGAGGCCGTCACCTCCACCCGCTCCCGGCTGGCCAAGGTGGATGCGCTGGCCCAGCTGCTGGGCCGGCTTGAGCCGGCGGAAATCCCGACGGCGGTGGGCTGGCTGGTTGCCAAGCCCCGCCAGGGACGCGTGGGCGTCGGATGGAGTGCCGTGGCGGCGGCCAAGGAGGAACCCGCCGTCGAACCAACCCTCACCCTGGCCGACCTCGACGCTGCCCTGGACCGGCTGCTTGCCACGGCGGGTACCGGATCGGGCGCGGGGCGCGCGGCCACCCTCCGGACGCTGATGGCGGCAGCCACTGCTTCTGAGCAGGCCTTCATTGCAGGTGTCCTGCTTGGCGAGCTGCGTATAGGAGCCCTGGAGGGAGTGCTGACGGATGCCGTTGCCCGCGCTGCCGGGAAGCCCGTTGCCGTCGTACGGCGCGCTGCGATGCTTTCGGGCGACCTGGGCGGAACAGCCCTGCTGGCCATCACGGGCACCGAAGCCGAGCTGGACGCCGTCGGCCTGGTGGTTGGCCGCCCCGTGCAGCCCATGCTGGCGGCCACCGCGGCCAGTCCCAGCGCAGCCCTGGAGGCGACCGGGGAGGCCTCGGTGGAATACAAGCTCGACGGCGCCCGCATCCAGGTGCACCGGTCCGGCGACGACGTCAGCATCTACACGCGCAACCTCGCCGACGTCACCCACCGGCTCCCCGAGGTGGTGGACCTGGTTCGCGGGCTGCCGCTGCGGGACGTGATCCTTGACGGTGAAACCCTGGCCCTGGACGAGGAAGGCGGCCCGCGGCCGTTCCAGGAAACCATGGCGCGCTTCGGTGCGGATGCCGCGCGTGAGACGGTGCTGCATCCCTGGTTCTTCGACGTGCTGCATATCGATGGGCGGGACCTGCTTGATGAGCCGCTGTCCGCCCGGATCAGTGAGCTCGAGCGGATCGCGCCGGAGCACCGGATACCGGGGGAGATCACGGCCGATCCCGCCGTTGCGGAACGGGTGTCGCAGGAGGCGCTTGCCGCAGGCCATGAAGGCGTTGTGGTGAAGGCCATCGGTTCCACCTACGCGGCCGGCCGGCGCGGAGCCAACTGGGTGAAGGTCAAGCCGGTGCTGACGTACGACCTGGTGGTGCTCGCCTGCGAATGGGGGTCCGGGCGCCGCACCGGGATGCTGTCCAACCTGCACCTGGGCGCCCTTGACCCAGCTGGGGAGTTCGGAGAACCCGGCGGCTACGTCATGGTGGGCAAGACCTTCAAGGGCCTCACCGACGAACTGCTGCGATGGCAGACGGAGAGGTTCCAGGAGCTTGAGGTGCGGCGCACGGCCGGCACGGTGTGGGTTGAGCCGGTCACGGTGGTGGAAATCGCCATCGACGGCGTGCAGCAGTCACCGCGCTATCCCGGCGGCATCGCCCTGAGGTTTGCCCGGGTCAAGCGCTACCGGGATGACAAGGCTGCGGCCGAAGCAGACACGATCCAGACCCTGCGCGCCCTGCTGCGGCCGTAG